Proteins co-encoded in one Epinephelus moara isolate mb chromosome 13, YSFRI_EMoa_1.0, whole genome shotgun sequence genomic window:
- the LOC126400075 gene encoding myosin heavy chain, fast skeletal muscle-like isoform X1, whose product MSSDAEMSVFGEAAPYLRRPERERIECQNRPFDAKTAVYVVDPKELFVKGTLQSKEGGKATIKTDAGQVVTVKDDEFFPMNPPKFDKIEDMAMMTHLNEAAVLYNLKERYAAWMIYTYSGLFCVTVNPYKWLPVYNQEVVVAYRGKKRQEAPPHIFSISDNAYQFMLTDRENQSILITGESGAGKTVNTKRVIQYFATIAGCGDRKKDASGKLHGNLEDQIISANPLLEAFGNAKTVRNDNSSRFGKFIRIHFGTTGKLASADIETYLLEKSRVTFQLSAERSYHIFYQIMSNKKPELIETLLISTNPFDYPFVSQGEISVASINDSDELMATDSAIEILGFTGEERIGIYKLTGAVMHYGNMKFKQKQREEQAEPDGTEVADKAAYLMGLNSADLLKALCYPRVKVGNEYVTKGQTVQQVYNSIGALAKSVYEKMFMWMVLRINQMLDTKQPRQFFIGVLDIAGFEIFDYNSLEQLCINFTNEKLQQFFNHHMFVLEQEEYKKEGIEWEFIDFGMDLAACIELIEKPMGIFSILEEECMFPKASDTTFKNKLYDQHLGKSNNFQKPKPVKGKAEAHFSLVHYAGTVDYSITGWLDKNKDPLNDTVVQLYQKASLKLLAFLYSTYSSSDDSSGGGSGGAGATTKKTAKKKGSSFQTVSALFRENLGKLMTNLRSTHPHFVRCLIPNETKTPGIMEHHLVIHQLRCNGVLEGIRICRKGYPSRILYGDFKQRYKVLNASVIPEGQFIDNKKAAEKLLGSIDVDHTQYKFGHTKVFFKAGLLGLLEEMRDEKLASLITITQALCRGFLRRKEYQKMTERRESIYIVQYNIRSFMNVKHWPWMKLYFKIKPLLRSAETEKEMAIMKVEFAKCKEDLAKAETKRKELEAKMVSLLQEKNDLCLQIHTESESLADAEERCEGLIKNKILLEAKAKELSERLEDEEEVNAELTAKRRKLEDECSELKKDIDDLELTLAKVEKEKHATENKVKNLTEEMSSLDDTIARLSKEKLALQEAHQQTLDDLQAEEDKVNCLTKAKVKLEQQVDDLEGSLEQEKKIRMEIERAKRKLEGDLKLTQESIMDLENDKQQLEDRLKKKDFEFSQLLSKIEDEQNVAVQSQKRMKEFQARIEELEEEIEVERVARAKVEKQRSDLSRELEEISERLEEAGGATAAQIEMNKKREIEFQKLRRDLEESTLHHEATAAVLRKKHADSVAELGEQIDNLQRVKQKLEKEKNEYKMEIDDLSSNIEVMVKAKINYEKMCHMLEDQLSEYKTKYDENTRLITEVNAQRARLQNENGEFSRLLEEKEAILSQMSRGKLAFTQQVEELKRHVEEESKAKSALAHALQSARHDCDLLREQFEEEQEAKAELQRAMSKANSEVAQWRTKYETDAIQRNDELEEAKKKLAQRLQEAEEAIEAVNAKCSSLEKTKQRLQGEVEDLMADVERANAQAAGLDKKQRTFDKILSEWKQKYEESQAELDASQKESRSLSTELFKMKNSYEEALEHLEALKRENKNLQQEISDLTEQLGENGKAIHELEKSKKQTETEKTEIQTALEEAEASLEHEESKILRIQLELTQVKGEVDRRLAERDEEIEQMKRNHQRIVETMQSALDAETRSKNDAMRIRKKMETDLNEMEIQLSHANRQAAEAQKQLRNMQAHLKEQTLHLDEALRSQEDLKEQVAIVERRSSLLQAEVEELRAALEQSERSRKLAEQELVDACERVGLLHSQNTSLLNSKKKLDADVSQLQSEVEDAVQEARNAEEKAKKAITDAAMMAEELKKEQDTSSHLERMKKNLEVSVKDLQHRLDEAENLALKGGKKQLQKLETRVRELEGEVEMEQKRAADTVKGIRKYERRVKELTYQTEEDKKTILRLQDLVDKLQLKVKAYKRQNEEAEEQANTHLAKLRKVQHELEEAQERADIAESQVNKMRTKSREFGKGAESE is encoded by the exons ATGAGTTCAGATGCTGAAATGAGTGTGTTTGGGGAGGCTGCCCCGTACTTGAGGAGACCCGAACGAGAGAGAATTGAATGTCAAAACAGGCCCTTTGATGCTAAAACTGCAGTGTATGTGGTGGATCCAAAGGAGCTGTTTGTTAAAGGCACTCTGCAAAGCAAAGAAGGAGGCAAAGCCACCATTAAAACTGATGCAGGACAG GTTGTAACAGTGAAGGATGACGAATTCTTCCCAATGAACCCACCCAAGTTCGACAAGATCGAGGACATGGCCATGATGACCCACCTCAACGAGGCCGCCGTGCTGTATAACCTCAAAGAGCGTTACGCAGCATGGATGATCTAT ACCTACTCCGGGCTGTTCTGCGTCACTGTGAACCCTTACAAGTGGCTCCCAGTGTACAACCAAGAGGTGGTGGTGGCCTACAGGGGCAAAAAGCGCCAGGAGGCTCCACCACACATCTTCTCCATCTCCGACAATGCCTATCAGTTCATGCTAACTG ATAGAGAAAACCAGTCCATCCTTATCAC TGGAGAATCTGGTGCAGGAAAGACTGTCAACACCAAACGGGTCATCCAGTACTTTGCGACAATCGCAGGGTGTGGAGACAGGAAGAAAGATGCCTCTGGAAAATTACAT GGGAATCTGGAGGATCAGATCATCTCTGCTAACCCACTGCTGGAGGCTTTTGGAAATGCCAAAACTGTCAGAAATGATAATTCTTCACGTTTT gggAAGTTCATAAGAATCCACTTTGGGACCACGGGAAAACTGGCTTCTGCTGATATTGAAACTT ATTTGCTGGAAAAATCCAGAGTAACGTTTCAGCTGTCTGCAGAGAGGAGTTACCATATTTTCTACCAGATCATGTCCAACAAGAAGCCTGAGCTGATAG AGACTCTCCTCATCTCCACCAACCCCTTCGATTACCCATTTGTTAGCCAAGGGGAGATCAGTGTGGCCAGTATTAATGACAGTGATGAACTGATGGCCACGGAT AGCGCTATTGAGATCCTAGGCTTcactggagaggagaggattgGCATCTACAAGCTAACAGGTGCTGTGATGCATTATGGGAATATGAAATTCAAGcagaagcagagggaggagcaggCAGAGCCAGATGGGACAGAGG TGGCTGACAAAGCAGCTTACCTGATGGGTCTGAACTCCGCAGACCTGCTGAAAGCACTGTGTTACCCAAGAGTGAAGGTTGGGAATGAGTATGTGACCAAAGGACAAACTGTTCAGCAG GTCTACAATTCAATCGGTGCTCTGGCCAAATCAGTCTACGAGAAGATGTTTATGTGGATGGTCCTCCGCATTAATCAGATGCTGGACACCAAGCAACCCAGGCAGTTCTTTATCGGAGTCTTGGACATCGCTGGGTTTGAAATATTTGAT TATAACAGTCTGGAACAGCTGTGCATCAATTTCACCAATGAGAAACTGCAACAGTTTTTCAACCATCACATGTTTGTGCTGGAGCAAGAGGAGTACAAGAAGGAAGGCATTGAGTGGGAGTTCATTGACTTTGGAATGGACTTAGCTGCTTGTATAGAGCTTATTGAAAAG CCAATGGGCATCTTTTCCATCCTTGAAGAGGAGTGTATGTTCCCCAAGGCGTCAGACACCACCTTCAAAAACAAGCTCTATGACCAACATCTTGGGAAATCAAACAACTTTCAGAAGCCCAAGCCTGTCAAAGGCAAGGCTGAGGCTCACTTCTCCCTGGTGCACTATGCTGGCACTGTGGACTACAGCATCACAGGCTGGTTGGACAAGAACAAGGACCCACTGAATGACACTGTAGTTCAGCTCTACCAGAAAGCCAGCCTCAAACTACTGGCTTTCCTCTACTCTACCTACTCTTCATCTGATG acagcagtggtggaggaagtggTGGAGCTGGTGCTACTACAAAGAAGACTGCAAAGAAGAAGGGCTCATCCTTCCAGACTGTGTCAGCCCTCTTCAGG GAGAACCTGGGGAAGCTAATGACAAATCTCAGGAGCACCCATCCTCACTTTGTTAGGTGTCTAATTCCAAATGAAACTAAAACTCCAG GGATTATGGAACACCATCTGGTTATCCATCAGCTGCGATGTAACGGTGTGCTGGAAGGAATCAGGATCTGCCGGAAGGGCTACCCTAGCAGGATCCTGTATGGGGATTTCAAGCAAAG GTACAAAGTACTGAATGCTAGTGTGATACCTGAGGGACAATTCATTGACAACAAGAAAGCTGCTGAGAAGCTCTTGGGGTCTATCGATGTGGATCATACGCAGTATAAGTTTGGGCATACCAAG GTATTTTTTAAAGCAGGGCTCTTGGGTCTACTGGAAGAGATGAGGGATGAAAAACTGGCCTCTCTCATCACCATTACTCAAGCCTTGTGTCGAGGCTTTCTCAGAAGGAAGGAGTATCAGAAAATGACAGAGAGAAG AGAATCTATTTACATTGTCCAGTACAACATTCGCTCTTTCATGAATGTAAAACACTGGCCATGGATGAAGCTCTACTTCAAGATCAAGCCACTCTTGAGGAGTGCTGAGACTGAGAAAGAGATGGCCATCATGAAAGTAGAGTTTGCCAAGTGTAAGGAGGATTTAGCCAAAGCTGAGACTAAGAGGAAGGAACTGGAAGCCAAAATGGTTTCCCTGCTTCAGGAGAAGAATGACTTGTGTCTGCAGATTCACACT GAAAGTGAGAGTCTGGCAGATGCAGAGGAAAGATGTGAGGGGCTGATCAAGAACAAGATTTTGCTGGAGGCCAAAGCCAAAGAACTCAGTGAGAGActggaggacgaggaggaggtgAATGCCGAACTGACCGCCAAGAGGAGAAAGCTGGAGGACGAGTGCTCTGAGCTGAAGAAAGACATTGATGACTTGGAGCTTACCCTGGCTAAAGTGGAGAAGGAAAAACATGCCACTGAAAACAAG GTGAAGAATCTGACTGAAGAAATGTCATCTCTTGATGATACCATCGCCAGACTATCCAAGGAGAAGTTGGCCCTGCAAGAGGCCCATCAGCAGACACTGGATGACCTACAAGCAGAGGAAGATAAAGTCAACTGTCTGACCAAAGCTAAGGTCAAGCTGGAGCAACAAGTTGATGAT CTTGAGGGCTCTCTAGAACAAGAGAAGAAGATCAGAATGGAAATCGAGAGGGCCAAAAGGAAGCTTGAAGGTGATCTGAAACTAACTCAAGAATCCATAATGGATTTGGAAAATGACAAGCAACAGCTGGAGGACcgccttaaaaa GAAAGACTTTGAATTCAGCCAGCTCTTGTCCAAAATTGAGGATGAGCAGAATGTGGCTGTGCAATCTCAGAAGAGGATGAAGGAGTTTCAG GCCCGCATTGAAGAACTGGAAGAGGAGATTGAAGTGGAGCGTGTTGCCAGGGCCAAGGTGGAAAAGCAAAGGTCTGATCTCTCCAGGGAGCTGGAGGAGATCAGTGAGAGGCTGGAGGAGGCTGGAGGAGCCACCGCCGCTCAGATAGAGATGAACAAAAAGCGAGAGATCGAGTTTCAGAAATTGAGGCGAGACCTGGAAGAGTCGACCCTCCACCATGAGGCCACTGCTGCGGTTTTAAGAAAGAAACACGCTGACAGTGTGGCTGAGCTGGGAGAGCAGATTGACAACCTACAGAGAGTCAAACAGAAactggagaaggagaagaatgAGTACAAAATGGAGATTGATGACTTGTCCAGCAACATAGAGGTCATGGTCAAGGCAAAG ATAAATTATGAGAAAATGTGTCACATGCTGGAAGACCAACTGAGTGAATACAAGACGAAATACGATGAGAACACTCGTCTGATCACTGAAGTAAATGCTCAAAGGGCAAGacttcagaatgaaaatg GTGAGTTTTCTCGTCTTCTCGAGGAAAAAGAAGCGATACTCTCTCAGATGTCGAGGGGTAAGCTTGCCTTCACTCAGCAAGTTGAAGAACTGAAGAGGCACGTTGAGGAAGAATCAAAG GCTAAGAGTGCCCTCGCCCATGCTCTCCAATCTGCCCGCCATGACTGTGATCTGCTGAGGGAGCAGtttgaggaggagcaggaggccaAGGCTGAGCTCCAGAGAGCAATGTCCAAGGCCAACAGTGAGGTGGCCCAATGGAGAACCAAATATGAGACTGATGCCATCCAGCGCAACGATGAACTGGAGGAGGCCAA GAAAAAGCTTGCCCAACGTTTGCAGGAGGCTGAAGAGGCCATTGAAGCTGTGAATGCCAAGTGCTCGTCTTTGGAGAAGACAAAGCAGAGGCTGCAAGGAGAGGTGGAGGACCTCATGGCTGATGTGGAAAGGGCAAATGCTCAAGCAGCTGGCCTGGATAAGAAGCAGAGAACGTTTGATAAG ATTCTGTCTGAGTGGAAGCAGAAGTATGAGGAGAGTCAGGCTGAGCTGGATGCATCACAGAAAGAGTCTCGCTCCCTCAGCACTGAGCTCTTCAAAATGAAGAACTCTTACGAGGAAGCTTTGGAGCATCTCGAGGCCCTCAAACGAGAGAATAAAAATCTGCAAC AGGAAATCTCTGATTTGACTGAGCAACTTGGAGAGAATGGCAAAGCCATCCATGAGCTGGAGAAGAGCAAGAAACAAACTGAGACTGAGAAGACAGAGATCCAGACTGCTTTGGAAGAAGCTGAG GCGTCACTGGAACATGAAGAATCCAAAATTCTGCGTATCCAGCTGGAGCTCACTCAGGTCAAGGGAGAGGTTGATCGCAggctggctgagagggatgAGGAGATCGAGCAGATGAAACGCAACCACCAGCGCATTGTGGAAACGATGCAGTCTGCCTTAGATGCTGAGACACGCAGCAAGAATGATGCCATGAGAATCAGGAAGAAGATGGAGACTGACCTCAATGAGATGGAGATCCAGCTGAGCCACGCTAATCGACAGGCAGCTGAAGCCCAGAAGCAGCTGAGGAACATGCAAGCCCACCTCAAA GAACAAACCCTTCACCTGGACGAGGCGCTGCGGAGCCAGGAGGACCTGAAGGAGCAGGTGGCCATTGTGGAGCGCAGGAGCAGCCTGTTGCAGGCTGAGGTGGAGGAGCTCAGAGCTGCTCTGGAACAGTCAGAGAGGAGCCGCAAATTAGCTGAACAGGAGCTGGTTGATGCCTGTGAGAGAGTAGGGCTGCTGCACTCTCAG AACACCAGTCTCCTTAACTCCAAGAAGAAGCTGGATGCAGATGTTAGCCAGCTGCAGAGCGAGGTGGAGGATGCAGTCCAAGAGGCTCGCAATGCAGAGGAGAAAGCCAAGAAGGCAATCACTGAT GCAGCCATGATGGCAGAGGAGCTGAAGAAAGAGCAGGATACCAGCAGCCACCtggagaggatgaagaagaacCTGGAGGTGTCTGTGAAGGATCTGCAGCACCGTCTGGATGAGGCTGAGAACCTGGCTCTGAAGGGGGGCAAGAAACAGCTCCAGAAACTAGAAACCCGG GTACGTGAACTGGAGGGTGAAGTGGAGATGGAACAGAAAAGAGCTGCTGATACCGTGAAGGGAATCCGTAAATACGAGAGACGAGTGAAGGAGCTCACTTACCAGACTGAAGAGGACAAGAAGACAATTTTGAGACTGCAGGACCTGGTAGACAAGCTGCAACTCAAAGTCAAGGCATACAAGCGGCAGAATGAAGAAGCT